Proteins found in one Quercus robur chromosome 2, dhQueRobu3.1, whole genome shotgun sequence genomic segment:
- the LOC126712530 gene encoding lysine-specific histone demethylase 1 homolog 1 → MEPGDPNSQQHDPSDNPNDVVSGEGDDSSAETDLTLSASATPSETNPQTSPPKTTPEAPVSDSQDDSSDPIQEDEPPQNPNPTEPGPTEPGPPAKKRRRRKKFFTELNGNPSLNKNRRSEMAKDVDVEALIAISVGFPVDSLTEEEIEANVVSTIGGVEQANYIVVRNHILTRWRSNVSVWLTRDHSLESIRSEHKGLVDSAYHFLLHHGYINFGLAPAIKEAKLKSFDGIEKGNVVIVGAGLAGLVAARQLVFMGFKVVVLEGRARPGGRVRTKKINSDGVEAAADLGGSVLTGINGNPLGVLARQLELPLHKVRDICPLYLPDGKSVNSEIDSKVEVSFNKLLDRVCKLRHAMIEEVRSVDVPLGTALEAFRRVYNVAEDLEERMLLNWHLANLEYANASLMSNLSMAYWDQDDPYEMGGDHCFIPGGNETFVRALAEELPIFYERTVDSIRYGTDGVLVYAGGQEFRGDMVLCTVPLGVLKKGMIEFFPELPQRKRDAIQRLGFGLLNKVAMLFPYNFWGGDIDTFGHLTEDQSMRGEFFLFYSYSSVSGGPLLVALVAGDAAIKFEMMSPVESVRRVLDILRGIFHPKGITVPDPVQSVCTRWGKDHFTYGSYSYVAIGSSGDDYDILAESVGDGRVFFAGEATNKQYPATMHGAFLSGMREAANMLRVAKRRSLIPADKLNNVSEESDNLNKLFETPDLTFGSFSVLFDPRSNDLNSNSLLRVKFGGEKLDSGSLCLYGLISRNQVIELSQVDGDGNRMRMLNHDFGVRLVGRKGLSGVGESVISHITLARSNQNGGIKDNAA, encoded by the coding sequence ATGGAACCAGGGGACCCAAATTCCCAACAACATGACCCCTCCGACAACCCTAACGACGTCGTATCCGGCGAGGGAGACGACTCCTCAGCTGAAACTGATCTCACTCTTTCAGCAAGTGCAACCCCTTCAGAAACCAATCCCCAAACCTCACCTCCCAAAACGACACCCGAAGCCCCCGTTTCGGACTCCCAAGATGACTCCTCCGACCCAATTCAAGAAGATGAACCGCCTCAAAACCCTAACCCGACCGAACCCGGCCCAACCGAACCCGGTCCGCCTGCCAAGAAACGACGCCGCAGGAAGAAATTCTTCACGGAGCTCAACGGAAATCCTTCGCTCAACAAGAACCGCCGGTCGGAAATGGCGAAAGACGTCGACGTCGAAGCTCTGATCGCTATCTCGGTTGGATTTCCGGTTGATTCGCTCACCGAGGAGGAGATCGAAGCCAATGTTGTATCCACAATCGGCGGTGTTGAGCAAGCTAACTATATTGTGGTTCGGAACCACATTCTGACTCGGTGGCGGTCCAACGTGTCGGTCTGGTTGACCCGTGACCACTCGCTCGAGTCAATTCGGTCAGAACACAAAGGCCTTGTCGACTCGGCTTACCATTTCCTTCTCCACCACGGTTACATCAATTTCGGGCTCGCTCCGGCCATCAAAGAAGCCAAGTTGAAGTCTTTCGACGGAATTGAGAAGGGCAATGTGGTAATTGTAGGTGCCGGTCTCGCCGGTTTAGTCGCGGCGAGGCAATTGGTGTTTATGGGATTCAAAGTCGTAGTCTTGGAAGGTAGGGCACGCCCCGGCGGCCGCGTGAGGACGAAGAAAATCAACAGTGACGGTGTGGAGGCCGCGGCGGACCTCGGTGGAAGCGTCCTCACCGGAATAAATGGCAACCCACTTGGGGTTCTGGCAAGGCAATTAGAGTTGCCACTTCATAAGGTGAGAGATATATGCCCTTTGTATTTACCAGATGGGAAGTCAGTGAATTCTGAAATTGATTCTAAAGTAGAGGTTTCGTTTAATAAGCTATTGGATAGGGTTTGTAAGCTTAGGCATGCTATGATAGAAGAAGTTAGATCAGTAGATGTTCCCTTAGGGACCGCCTTGGAAGCGTTTCGGCGTGTTTATAATGTGGCTGAGGATTTGGAAGAGCGAATGTTGTTGAATTGGCATCTGGCCAATTTGGAATATGCTAATGCTTCGTTGATGTCGAATTTGTCAATGGCGTATTGGGATCAGGATGATCCTTATGAGATGGGGGGCGATCACTGTTTTATTCCAGGGGGGAATGAGACATTTGTCCGTGCCTTAGCAGAGGAGCTTCCCATTTTTTATGAGAGGACTGTGGATAGTATTAGGTATGGGACTGATGGGGTGTTGGTTTATGCTGGTGGGCAGGAGTTTCGCGGTGATATGGTGCTTTGCACCGTGCCATTGGGCGTGCTTAAGAAGGGAATGATTGAATTCTTCCCTGAGCTTCCtcaaaggaagagagatgcgaTTCAGAGGTTAGGATTCGGGTTGTTGAATAAGGTTGCCATGTTGTTTCCGTATAATTTTTGGGGTGGAGATATTGACACATTTGGGCATTTGACTGAAGATCAGAGTATGAGAGGGgagttctttttgttttatagctATTCTTCTGTGTCAGGAGGCCCACTTCTTGTTGCACTTGTGGCAGGAGATGCTGCAATCAAGTTTGAGATGATGTCACCTGTGGAGTCTGTGAGAAGGGTGTTAGACATATTGAGGGGTATCTTTCATCCAAAAGGGATTACTGTTCCAGATCCTGTTCAGTCGGTCTGTACTCGTTGGGGGAAGGATCATTTCACTTACGGATCTTACTCTTATGTCGCAATAGGCTCTTCGGGGGATGACTATGATATTCTTGCGGAGAGTGTGGGAGATGGGAGGGTGTTCTTTGCTGGAGAGGCAACTAACAAACAGTATCCAGCGACAATGCATGGAGCTTTTCTTAGTGGGATGAGGGAAGCTGCTAACATGCTTAGAGTGGCCAAGAGAAGGTCATTAATTCCAGCtgataaattaaataatgtgAGTGAGGAAAGTGACAATTTGAATAAATTGTTTGAGACCCCTGACCTGACTTTTGGGAGCTTCTCTGTTTTGTTTGATCCAAGGTCAAATGACCTTAATTCCAATTCATTGTTAAGGGTGAAATTTGGAGGGGAGAAATTGGACTCCGGCAGTCTCTGTCTTTATGGCTTGATTTCTAGGAACCAGGTCATTGAGCTGAGTCAGGTAGATGGCGATGGGAACAGGATGAGGATGTTAAATCATGACTTTGGGGTGAGATTGGTTGGGAGGAAAGGCTTATCTGGTGTGGGGGAGTCTGTAATATCTCACATAACATTAGCTAGATCCAACCAAAATGGTGGAATTAAAGATAATGCTGCATAG
- the LOC126712532 gene encoding uncharacterized protein LOC126712532, whose product MITRSNLAEQLREYQIRSKHDWASVSFFSSTTNLPSSRVDVVIFVIWELVILAFLVFSAVSLYFRHMQLAFILVCITMLLLLCMKVTKQVRLARKKKRRMLLPLSM is encoded by the exons aTGATAACGCGATCGAATCTGGCGGAGCAGTTGAGGGAGTACCAGATTCGATCCAAGCACGACTGGGCCTCCGTctccttcttctcctccaccactAACCTCCCTTCTTCAAg GGTGGATGTTGTGATCTTTGTAATATGGGAACTTGTTATTCTAGCGTTCCTGGTTTTTTCAGCAGTTTCTCTATATTTTAGGCATATGCAACTCGCATTCATTCTAGTATGCATCACAATGCTATTACTTTTATGTATGAAAGTTACAAAGCAAGTGAGATTGGCCAGGAAAAAGAAGCGAAGGATGCTTCTTCCATTGTCAATGTAA